In Tautonia marina, the DNA window CATGGCGACCGGTCAAACCCATCGCATGTTCCGGACCCGTGTTGACTTGCCCACCGATCAACGCGAGAAGCTGGTCGAACTGCTCAACCAGCACGTCGCCGATTCGATGGACCTCTACACCCAGGTCAAACACGCCCACTGGAATGTCAAGGGGCGCAACTTCTACTCCATCCACGAGCTGACCGACACCTTCGCCGCCGAGTTGCTTCCGTTCGTCGATGAGATCGCCGAGCGCGCGACCGCCCTCGGCGGGTTCGTCACCGGCACACTCCGCATGGCGGCCGAATCGACCAGCCTGCCGGAATACCCGACCGACCTGGTCGATGCCCTCGACCACGTTCAGGCCCTCGTCGAGCGCATCGGGGCCTACGCCAATAGCGTCCGGTCTGCCATTGATCAGGCCGAGGACCTCGGCGACAAGGACACCGCCGACCTGTTCACCGAGATCAGCCGGCTGGTCGACAAGCGGCTCTGGTTCTTCGAGGCCCATCTGCAGGGCAACGAGTAACCGCCAACGCAACGAGCCGAGCCTGACGACACGGGGTCGGCCGCGTGTCCTGCGACATCGTCAGAGACAAGCAAGGCGTCGGAACGCCGAGCGTTCCGACGCCTGTTTTCGTTTCGAGTCAAACGCCTGGTCAGCCTGCATCAATCAGGGTTGATCGTCTCGTCTCCCCGCCCCTCCACCGATCACGTCGCGGAGCAAGCCGCGCCCCACGTCTCGGAGCAGGTCCTCCGCCGGAGGAGCGACCGGCGGCGGGTTGGCGGGACCTTGCTGGTCCTGGCCGCCTCGATCCTCCTCATCACCGAGCATGCGAAGCAACTGACCGGCTCCCGCGGCCGCCCCTCGACCGATCAGGCGGCCTCCTTGCTGGCGAAGCCCGATCCGGAACGCCTCCTGGTCCAGTTTCGGCTGGCCGAGTGTCCCTCCGATCGGCACGCCGACGCGAGTTCCGCCCAGCACATCGTTCAACACCTGCTGACCGCCGAGCATGCGTTCGCTCAACGGGACTCCCACCCGCACCGCGAGGGTCTGGTCGAGTCCGACCGACCCCTCAAACTGCAATGCCACCCCCTCGGCGGCCACAATCTCCAGGCCGCTCTGATGCACCCGCCCCTCGGAAATGGCCACGTCCACCACCTGGTTGATCGTCAGGTTCGGGACGTCCTGTGCCGCCAGACCGGACAGCCCAAGGATGCGCTGCATCATCGGACCGGGGCCGTAGGTCACCTCCTCGAAGGCGACGCGCGAGGCCAATTCAACCTCCGCCCCCCCCTCCTCCGGCGATGGCCCGGCCAGCGGCACCCGCAACTGGTTCACCCGAACCGAGAGCCTGCCGTTGACCTGCGTCGCCTCGCGAAGCACCGGGGCAATGTAGGCAAGCACCTGTCGAGACACCTCGTCGGTAATCTCCACCTTGTCGATCCCTGACCCTTCGGCAATCGTCAAGATCGCCGAACCGTCCTCTCCCAGTTCGACCGCCGGCGTCACAACGAGTTGACCGCCGTTGAGGGTCGTGGCGATCGGGTCAATCAGGATCTCTCCCCGATCGCAGCGGACCACCAGTGGCGCCGGGCCCACCTGCAAGCCAAAGATCGCCGCCTCGGTCAAATCGACACCCAACTCTGCATCGATTCCGCTGAGAATTTCCTTCGTCGAGCCGACCGAAAGTGGGCCGTTCAGGCGGAACGGCCGGGGCGTCCCGACGAGTCGGGCTTTGGGCTCGGTCGCTTCCGCCACCTGAAGGCTAATGGCATCCCAATCCGGCTCAAACGCCCCGGTCAGCGACGCCACCCGAGCCGACGATACCGCATCGATCCGTCCCGACGCCCGCACCGTCCCCATCGCGTGTTCGACGAGCAGTTCGGCCAGATCGAGCCGATCGTCCGACGCTCGGTAAACCGCGTCGAAAGCGAGTGACGGCGAATTGCCCACCGGTGCCCCACCTTCGACCGCAACCTCCTCAGCCATCGCCAACCGGCCTCGGACGGCCAGCGCCTCCTCGATCGGCGACACATCCACCACCGCGTCGATCCCTTCGGTCTTCGCGGCGACATGCACCCGGTTCCAGCCGCTCGGCACGCCGGGAGGAGCCGCCGAACCTTGCACGATCAGGTCCAACCGGGCGGCATCCCGAACGATCGGCTCCTCGGTCAAGCCGGCGACCTGAAGCGCCTGGCCCTCCACCGCCAGCCGAGCCGTGAAGGAACTGCCCGCCTCATCGCGTCGATAATCACCGCCGAACCGCCCCGATCCCCCCAGCATCACCTCTCCCAGATCGACCCACTGGCGGAGTTGAGCATCGAGTGCGTTCAGGTCGATCGAGCCGCCAAACGTCACCCCCTCGTCCAGATCCCCCTGCCCTTCGGCATTCAGGAAGCGAGAGGCAACCGCAACCGTCTCAACCGCGACCGTCGTGCCTGTCCCCTGGAGCAACCGGGCCGACAGGGTGATCGGCTCCTCCATCGCCACGACCCGCGCCCCTTCCCGAGCCGACAGCCCGGCAATGCGGGCCGTCACCTCGGCCGGAGAGGCGCCATCCTCCCGAGCCGGCTCGAGGATCGCCACCACATCGACCGCCCCTTGTTCCAGAGTCAAGCCGTCTCGCAAGGCGAGCGTGTTCGGCAGTTGCTTCGCCAATGCGGCCAGATCAACCCGGCCAACCCATTTCGATGCCCCGTCCGGCCCGTCCGGAGCGAGTCCGACAGTGGCCACCGGCGCGGTCAGGTCAAGCTGTCGAATGGCCACCCCTGCGGTCGCCAGATCGAGATCCCAGGCCGCCTCGATCCGGTCGAACTCTGGCTGATCCCCCTTCAAGGTCGGACCTCCGACCGCAAGCTGGGTCAAGATCGCATCCCCGGTCAGGTGCAGATCCTCCCCGAGCATCCGGACTCCGACCTCTCCGCCGAAGATCCCTTCGGCCACCACGCCCGCCTGCTCGACGGCCAGCGGCCAGCGCGAGCCGGCGATGGACACCACCGCCTCGGCTGCCTCGGGATTCCGAGCGTCATAGTGACCCGTGACCTCCAGGGTCCTCGCGTCGGGATTACTCAGCGCGATCTCCCAGTTCAACGGGGCCGGCAGGCAATTCAACGTCATGTCGAGCCGTTCGGCCGTCACCGGCTCGGCCAGCTCAGGGCTGGTCAACAGCAAGGTTCCGTCGTCAATCGCCAGGGTAAAGCGCGTGGGAGGCCCCTGGTCGTCATCCGGCGTGTCGTCCTCATCGTCGCCACCAGCCAGAATCGGGCCGAGCGCCTCGGCCAGGTCGATCGACCCATCGGCCCGGCGCTCGATATCGACCGAGGCTCCATGCAAGGTCAACGTGCCGAAGTCCGGTTGCATCGTGACCAGTTGCCAGAGCGATCGGTTCAGTGTCGCCGTCGGGCTGCTGACCACCGCCTTGCCGTTCCCATCTCGAAGCACCACCCCCGTGAGCCGCACGGGTTCGCTCCACGAAACGGAGAGCCCCTCCAGCTCAATCACGGTCGGAGCGTACATCACGTTGACCTGCGCAATGATCGCTCGCCTCACCATCGGCGTCCCGACCAACCACGGCAGACCAGCAATTCCACAGATGAGGAGAATCAAGCCGACGACCGCGATCCCTCGCAGACGTCTCCTCCAACGGGGGCGGGGGCTCTCGGGCGAATGTGACACGGATCAAGCTCCTTGAAGATCGAGCCCCTTCCGAGGCGGAACGGTCGGAGATCGGTCAAAGCCCACCGCAGCAATCATACCGAATCTCAATATTTTCCGTGGAACCCATGCGGATTCAGAACCCCAGGAATCATCACAGGGGTCCATTGCGAACATGAACAATCAAAATTGCCTCCCCACACCCGGCCTTTGCCACCCGCTCGGCCCCTTGCGGGGGTAAGGGCTATCTCTCTGGCTCCCTCTTCCCACGATCGCGGGGAGAGGATTGTCTCTCTGGCTCCCTCTCCCCGCGATCGCGGGGAGAGGGTCGGGGTGAAGAGTCCCCTCTCTCAAGCGCAGCGCAAGACCCTTCAGCCACTGGCAAGCAATCCTCAACCGCCTCCGCTTTTCACGGCTGCGGCGTCTCGGGAGCGGGAGCCGGAGCCGGAGCCGGGCCGATCAGATCATTCAGCAGTTGGCCCGACAGTTCTCGGGCCGACTTCCGCAGCCCTTCCCGGGCGCGCTGGGCTTCGCCGGTCACTTGCTGGCGAACATTCCCCACCGCCTGACGAACCCCTTGCCGGGCACCTTCAACCGACTGATCGACCTGCCCTTTGACCACACCCAGGGTCGACTCAACCTCGCCACGCAGCTCGTCGGCTGCCTGACGGGCTTCCCCCTTGACCCCGTCGATCGTCAACTCGACTTCCGATCGAAGCTCGCCGACGGTCTGATCGACCTCGCCGCGCAGCTCGTTCGCCGCGCCCGCTGCCGCCGCCCCAACGGCTTCCCGAACGCCGCCAACCACCCCGTCAATCACCTGCTCGGCTTCGGCCTTCGCCTTCGGAGCCAGTTCCTTGGGCGCGGGCAACTGAGGCAGTTCGGGCAAGGCGGGCGGAGTCAGGGCCTC includes these proteins:
- the dps gene encoding DNA starvation/stationary phase protection protein Dps yields the protein MATGQTHRMFRTRVDLPTDQREKLVELLNQHVADSMDLYTQVKHAHWNVKGRNFYSIHELTDTFAAELLPFVDEIAERATALGGFVTGTLRMAAESTSLPEYPTDLVDALDHVQALVERIGAYANSVRSAIDQAEDLGDKDTADLFTEISRLVDKRLWFFEAHLQGNE